One window of the Piliocolobus tephrosceles isolate RC106 chromosome 17, ASM277652v3, whole genome shotgun sequence genome contains the following:
- the NPRL3 gene encoding GATOR complex protein NPRL3 isoform X6 has translation MGADSQHFCGWALKGTQEMSSSGLCKGAWGKGVETLSFMANADPSVINCLHNLSRRIATVLQHEERRCQYLTREAKLILALQDEVSAMADGNEGPQSPFHHILPKCKLARDLKEAYDSELQLPPSLSLFQPSSANHLPALFCMCASVSISLCTSGVVRLHINSWLEVSFCLPHKIHYAASSLIPPEAIERSLKAIRPYHALLLLSDEKSLLGELPIDCSPALVRVIKTTSAVKNLQQLAQDADLALLQVFQLAAHLVYWGKAIIIYPLCENNVYMLSPNASVCLYSPLAEQFSHQFPSHDLPSVLAKFSLPVSLSEFRNPLAPAVQETQLIQMVVWMLQRRLLIQLHTYVCLMASPSEEEPRPREDDVPFTARVGGRSLSTPNALSFGSPTSSDDMTLTSPSMDNSSAELLPSGDSPLNQRMTENLLASLSENERAAILSVPAAQNPEDLRMFARLLHYFRGRHHLEEIMYNENTRRSQLLMLFDKFRSVLVVTTHEDPVIAVFQALLP, from the exons GCCAACGCAGACCCGTCAGTGATAAACTGTCTGCATAACCTGTCCCGTCGCATCGCCACCGTGCTGCAGCATGAGGAGCGCCGCTGCCAGTACCTCACCCGGGAGGCCAAGCTGATCCTGGCGCTGCAGGATGAGGTGTCCGCCATGGCTGATG GAAATGAAGGTCCTCAGTCCCCATTCCATCACATCCTGCCCAAGTGCAAGCTGGCCAGGGACCTCAAGGAAGCTTACGACAG TGAGCTGCAACTGCCCCCCTCATTGAGTTTGTTCCAGCCTTCCAGTGCTAACCATTTACCTGCGTTATTTTGTATGTGCGCCTCTGTATCTATAAG CCTGTGCACGTCAGGTGTGGTTCGGCTTCACATCAATAGCTGGCTGGAGGTGAGCTTCTGCCTGCCCCACAAGATCCACTATGCGGCCTCCAGCCTGATCCCCCCAGAGGCCATCGAACGGAGCCTGAAAGCCATCCG CCCCTACCACGCCCTGCTGCTGCTCAGTGATGAGAAGTCCTTGCTGGGGGAGCTTCCTATCGACTGCTCCCCTGCCCTAGTTCGGGTGATCAAGACCACATCTGCTGTGAAGAACTTGCAGCAGCTAGCTCAGGATGCAGACCTGGCCTTGCTGCAG GTTTTCCAGCTTGCAGCTCATCTGGTGTACTGGGGCAAGGCCATCATCATCTACCCGCTGTGTGAGAACAACGTCTACATGCTGTCTCCCAATGCCAGCGTGTGTCT GTACTCCCCGCTGGCCGAGCAGTTCTCCCATCAGTTCCCATCTCATGACCTGCCGTCCGTCCTTGCCAAGTTCTCCTTGCCGGTCTCCTTATCAGAATTTAGGAATCCCCTGGCCCCCGCTGTGCAGGAG ACCCAGCTTATCCAGATGGTGGTGTGGATGCTGCAGCGCCGGCTTCTCATCCAGCTGCACACCTATGTCTGCCTGATGGCCTCACCCAGCGAGGAGGAGCCCCGCCCGCGAGAGGACGACGTCCCCTTCACTGCCCGGGTCGGCGGTCGCAGCCTCAGCACGCCCAACGCCCTCAGCTTTGGCTCCCCAA CCAGCAGCGATGACATGACCCTCACCAGCCCCAGCATGGACAACTCCAGCGCAGAGCTGCTCCCCAGCGGGGACTCACCACTGAACCAGAGGATGACGGAAAACCTGCTGGCCAGCCTGTCAGAGAATGAACGCGCAGCCATCCTCAGTGTACCTGCAGCCCAAAACCCTGAGGACCTCCGCATGTTTGCCAG GCTCCTTCACTACTTCCGAGGCCGCCACCACCTAGAGGAGATCATGTACAACGAGAACACTCGGCGCTCCCAGCTGCTCATGCTGTTTGACAAGTTCCGCAGCGTGCTGGTGGTGACCACCCACGAGGACCCCGTGATTGCCGTCTTCCAGGCTCTGCTTCCCTGA
- the NPRL3 gene encoding GATOR complex protein NPRL3 isoform X4: MCGQKFELKIDNVRFVGHPTLLQHALGQVSKTDPSPKREAPTMILFNVVFALRANADPSVINCLHNLSRRIATVLQHEERRCQYLTREAKLILALQDEVSAMADGNEGPQSPFHHILPKCKLARDLKEAYDSELQLPPSLSLFQPSSANHLPALFCMCASVSISLCTSGVVRLHINSWLEVSFCLPHKIHYAASSLIPPEAIERSLKAIRPYHALLLLSDEKSLLGELPIDCSPALVRVIKTTSAVKNLQQLAQDADLALLQVFQLAAHLVYWGKAIIIYPLCENNVYMLSPNASVCLYSPLAEQFSHQFPSHDLPSVLAKFSLPVSLSEFRNPLAPAVQETQLIQMVVWMLQRRLLIQLHTYVCLMASPSEEEPRPREDDVPFTARVGGRSLSTPNALSFGSPTSSDDMTLTSPSMDNSSAELLPSGDSPLNQRMTENLLASLSENERAAILSVPAAQNPEDLRMFARLLHYFRGRHHLEEIMYNENTRRSQLLMLFDKFRSVLVVTTHEDPVIAVFQALLP; this comes from the exons GCCAACGCAGACCCGTCAGTGATAAACTGTCTGCATAACCTGTCCCGTCGCATCGCCACCGTGCTGCAGCATGAGGAGCGCCGCTGCCAGTACCTCACCCGGGAGGCCAAGCTGATCCTGGCGCTGCAGGATGAGGTGTCCGCCATGGCTGATG GAAATGAAGGTCCTCAGTCCCCATTCCATCACATCCTGCCCAAGTGCAAGCTGGCCAGGGACCTCAAGGAAGCTTACGACAG TGAGCTGCAACTGCCCCCCTCATTGAGTTTGTTCCAGCCTTCCAGTGCTAACCATTTACCTGCGTTATTTTGTATGTGCGCCTCTGTATCTATAAG CCTGTGCACGTCAGGTGTGGTTCGGCTTCACATCAATAGCTGGCTGGAGGTGAGCTTCTGCCTGCCCCACAAGATCCACTATGCGGCCTCCAGCCTGATCCCCCCAGAGGCCATCGAACGGAGCCTGAAAGCCATCCG CCCCTACCACGCCCTGCTGCTGCTCAGTGATGAGAAGTCCTTGCTGGGGGAGCTTCCTATCGACTGCTCCCCTGCCCTAGTTCGGGTGATCAAGACCACATCTGCTGTGAAGAACTTGCAGCAGCTAGCTCAGGATGCAGACCTGGCCTTGCTGCAG GTTTTCCAGCTTGCAGCTCATCTGGTGTACTGGGGCAAGGCCATCATCATCTACCCGCTGTGTGAGAACAACGTCTACATGCTGTCTCCCAATGCCAGCGTGTGTCT GTACTCCCCGCTGGCCGAGCAGTTCTCCCATCAGTTCCCATCTCATGACCTGCCGTCCGTCCTTGCCAAGTTCTCCTTGCCGGTCTCCTTATCAGAATTTAGGAATCCCCTGGCCCCCGCTGTGCAGGAG ACCCAGCTTATCCAGATGGTGGTGTGGATGCTGCAGCGCCGGCTTCTCATCCAGCTGCACACCTATGTCTGCCTGATGGCCTCACCCAGCGAGGAGGAGCCCCGCCCGCGAGAGGACGACGTCCCCTTCACTGCCCGGGTCGGCGGTCGCAGCCTCAGCACGCCCAACGCCCTCAGCTTTGGCTCCCCAA CCAGCAGCGATGACATGACCCTCACCAGCCCCAGCATGGACAACTCCAGCGCAGAGCTGCTCCCCAGCGGGGACTCACCACTGAACCAGAGGATGACGGAAAACCTGCTGGCCAGCCTGTCAGAGAATGAACGCGCAGCCATCCTCAGTGTACCTGCAGCCCAAAACCCTGAGGACCTCCGCATGTTTGCCAG GCTCCTTCACTACTTCCGAGGCCGCCACCACCTAGAGGAGATCATGTACAACGAGAACACTCGGCGCTCCCAGCTGCTCATGCTGTTTGACAAGTTCCGCAGCGTGCTGGTGGTGACCACCCACGAGGACCCCGTGATTGCCGTCTTCCAGGCTCTGCTTCCCTGA
- the NPRL3 gene encoding GATOR complex protein NPRL3 isoform X9 gives MILFNVVFALRANADPSVINCLHNLSRRIATVLQHEERRCQYLTREAKLILALQDEVSAMADGNEGPQSPFHHILPKCKLARDLKEAYDSELQLPPSLSLFQPSSANHLPALFCMCASVSISLCTSGVVRLHINSWLEVSFCLPHKIHYAASSLIPPEAIERSLKAIRPYHALLLLSDEKSLLGELPIDCSPALVRVIKTTSAVKNLQQLAQDADLALLQVFQLAAHLVYWGKAIIIYPLCENNVYMLSPNASVCLYSPLAEQFSHQFPSHDLPSVLAKFSLPVSLSEFRNPLAPAVQETQLIQMVVWMLQRRLLIQLHTYVCLMASPSEEEPRPREDDVPFTARVGGRSLSTPNALSFGSPTSSDDMTLTSPSMDNSSAELLPSGDSPLNQRMTENLLASLSENERAAILSVPAAQNPEDLRMFARLLHYFRGRHHLEEIMYNENTRRSQLLMLFDKFRSVLVVTTHEDPVIAVFQALLP, from the exons GCCAACGCAGACCCGTCAGTGATAAACTGTCTGCATAACCTGTCCCGTCGCATCGCCACCGTGCTGCAGCATGAGGAGCGCCGCTGCCAGTACCTCACCCGGGAGGCCAAGCTGATCCTGGCGCTGCAGGATGAGGTGTCCGCCATGGCTGATG GAAATGAAGGTCCTCAGTCCCCATTCCATCACATCCTGCCCAAGTGCAAGCTGGCCAGGGACCTCAAGGAAGCTTACGACAG TGAGCTGCAACTGCCCCCCTCATTGAGTTTGTTCCAGCCTTCCAGTGCTAACCATTTACCTGCGTTATTTTGTATGTGCGCCTCTGTATCTATAAG CCTGTGCACGTCAGGTGTGGTTCGGCTTCACATCAATAGCTGGCTGGAGGTGAGCTTCTGCCTGCCCCACAAGATCCACTATGCGGCCTCCAGCCTGATCCCCCCAGAGGCCATCGAACGGAGCCTGAAAGCCATCCG CCCCTACCACGCCCTGCTGCTGCTCAGTGATGAGAAGTCCTTGCTGGGGGAGCTTCCTATCGACTGCTCCCCTGCCCTAGTTCGGGTGATCAAGACCACATCTGCTGTGAAGAACTTGCAGCAGCTAGCTCAGGATGCAGACCTGGCCTTGCTGCAG GTTTTCCAGCTTGCAGCTCATCTGGTGTACTGGGGCAAGGCCATCATCATCTACCCGCTGTGTGAGAACAACGTCTACATGCTGTCTCCCAATGCCAGCGTGTGTCT GTACTCCCCGCTGGCCGAGCAGTTCTCCCATCAGTTCCCATCTCATGACCTGCCGTCCGTCCTTGCCAAGTTCTCCTTGCCGGTCTCCTTATCAGAATTTAGGAATCCCCTGGCCCCCGCTGTGCAGGAG ACCCAGCTTATCCAGATGGTGGTGTGGATGCTGCAGCGCCGGCTTCTCATCCAGCTGCACACCTATGTCTGCCTGATGGCCTCACCCAGCGAGGAGGAGCCCCGCCCGCGAGAGGACGACGTCCCCTTCACTGCCCGGGTCGGCGGTCGCAGCCTCAGCACGCCCAACGCCCTCAGCTTTGGCTCCCCAA CCAGCAGCGATGACATGACCCTCACCAGCCCCAGCATGGACAACTCCAGCGCAGAGCTGCTCCCCAGCGGGGACTCACCACTGAACCAGAGGATGACGGAAAACCTGCTGGCCAGCCTGTCAGAGAATGAACGCGCAGCCATCCTCAGTGTACCTGCAGCCCAAAACCCTGAGGACCTCCGCATGTTTGCCAG GCTCCTTCACTACTTCCGAGGCCGCCACCACCTAGAGGAGATCATGTACAACGAGAACACTCGGCGCTCCCAGCTGCTCATGCTGTTTGACAAGTTCCGCAGCGTGCTGGTGGTGACCACCCACGAGGACCCCGTGATTGCCGTCTTCCAGGCTCTGCTTCCCTGA
- the NPRL3 gene encoding GATOR complex protein NPRL3 isoform X7, which produces MQVSKTDPSPKREAPTMILFNVVFALRANADPSVINCLHNLSRRIATVLQHEERRCQYLTREAKLILALQDEVSAMADGNEGPQSPFHHILPKCKLARDLKEAYDSELQLPPSLSLFQPSSANHLPALFCMCASVSISLCTSGVVRLHINSWLEVSFCLPHKIHYAASSLIPPEAIERSLKAIRPYHALLLLSDEKSLLGELPIDCSPALVRVIKTTSAVKNLQQLAQDADLALLQVFQLAAHLVYWGKAIIIYPLCENNVYMLSPNASVCLYSPLAEQFSHQFPSHDLPSVLAKFSLPVSLSEFRNPLAPAVQETQLIQMVVWMLQRRLLIQLHTYVCLMASPSEEEPRPREDDVPFTARVGGRSLSTPNALSFGSPTSSDDMTLTSPSMDNSSAELLPSGDSPLNQRMTENLLASLSENERAAILSVPAAQNPEDLRMFARLLHYFRGRHHLEEIMYNENTRRSQLLMLFDKFRSVLVVTTHEDPVIAVFQALLP; this is translated from the exons GCCAACGCAGACCCGTCAGTGATAAACTGTCTGCATAACCTGTCCCGTCGCATCGCCACCGTGCTGCAGCATGAGGAGCGCCGCTGCCAGTACCTCACCCGGGAGGCCAAGCTGATCCTGGCGCTGCAGGATGAGGTGTCCGCCATGGCTGATG GAAATGAAGGTCCTCAGTCCCCATTCCATCACATCCTGCCCAAGTGCAAGCTGGCCAGGGACCTCAAGGAAGCTTACGACAG TGAGCTGCAACTGCCCCCCTCATTGAGTTTGTTCCAGCCTTCCAGTGCTAACCATTTACCTGCGTTATTTTGTATGTGCGCCTCTGTATCTATAAG CCTGTGCACGTCAGGTGTGGTTCGGCTTCACATCAATAGCTGGCTGGAGGTGAGCTTCTGCCTGCCCCACAAGATCCACTATGCGGCCTCCAGCCTGATCCCCCCAGAGGCCATCGAACGGAGCCTGAAAGCCATCCG CCCCTACCACGCCCTGCTGCTGCTCAGTGATGAGAAGTCCTTGCTGGGGGAGCTTCCTATCGACTGCTCCCCTGCCCTAGTTCGGGTGATCAAGACCACATCTGCTGTGAAGAACTTGCAGCAGCTAGCTCAGGATGCAGACCTGGCCTTGCTGCAG GTTTTCCAGCTTGCAGCTCATCTGGTGTACTGGGGCAAGGCCATCATCATCTACCCGCTGTGTGAGAACAACGTCTACATGCTGTCTCCCAATGCCAGCGTGTGTCT GTACTCCCCGCTGGCCGAGCAGTTCTCCCATCAGTTCCCATCTCATGACCTGCCGTCCGTCCTTGCCAAGTTCTCCTTGCCGGTCTCCTTATCAGAATTTAGGAATCCCCTGGCCCCCGCTGTGCAGGAG ACCCAGCTTATCCAGATGGTGGTGTGGATGCTGCAGCGCCGGCTTCTCATCCAGCTGCACACCTATGTCTGCCTGATGGCCTCACCCAGCGAGGAGGAGCCCCGCCCGCGAGAGGACGACGTCCCCTTCACTGCCCGGGTCGGCGGTCGCAGCCTCAGCACGCCCAACGCCCTCAGCTTTGGCTCCCCAA CCAGCAGCGATGACATGACCCTCACCAGCCCCAGCATGGACAACTCCAGCGCAGAGCTGCTCCCCAGCGGGGACTCACCACTGAACCAGAGGATGACGGAAAACCTGCTGGCCAGCCTGTCAGAGAATGAACGCGCAGCCATCCTCAGTGTACCTGCAGCCCAAAACCCTGAGGACCTCCGCATGTTTGCCAG GCTCCTTCACTACTTCCGAGGCCGCCACCACCTAGAGGAGATCATGTACAACGAGAACACTCGGCGCTCCCAGCTGCTCATGCTGTTTGACAAGTTCCGCAGCGTGCTGGTGGTGACCACCCACGAGGACCCCGTGATTGCCGTCTTCCAGGCTCTGCTTCCCTGA